One genomic region from Hyalangium ruber encodes:
- a CDS encoding cation:dicarboxylate symporter family transporter, producing MGTEIRSGHEAPGAPGPGPQGKRWLKSHHLYMAVIVAAIAGVIVGLAAPEFAKSLKPLGSGFVGLVKMMISPIIFCTIVLGVGSVRQAAKVGHVGGLALGYFVTMSTFALAIGLVVGNLLHPGSDLQFTEALRGSGAKASSGEAKGTADFVLGIIPTTLVSPLASGEVLQALLVALLVGFAVQGMGESGTPILRTIGYFQRLVFKVLAMIMWVAPLGAFGAMAAVVGATGIDALKSLAVIMVGFYVTCAIFVFVVLGVVLRVATGMSIFRLLRYLGREFLLILSTSSSETALPRLIAKMEHLGVSRPVVGVVVPTGYSFNLDGTAIYLTMASLFIAEALGKPLALGEQISLLVFMIIASKGAAGVTGAGIATLAGGLQSHRPDLVDGVGFIIGIDRFMSEARALTNFAGNAVATVLIGAWTRELDKGRAEQVLTGQLPFDEHQHDATDAHAHAPVGSH from the coding sequence ATGGGGACCGAGATCCGCAGCGGGCACGAGGCTCCGGGGGCGCCTGGGCCAGGGCCCCAAGGGAAGCGTTGGCTCAAGTCCCACCACCTGTACATGGCCGTCATCGTGGCGGCCATCGCGGGCGTCATCGTCGGCCTCGCGGCGCCTGAGTTCGCCAAGTCGCTCAAGCCGCTGGGCAGCGGTTTCGTTGGCCTCGTGAAGATGATGATCAGCCCGATCATCTTCTGCACCATCGTGCTGGGCGTCGGCTCGGTGCGGCAGGCGGCGAAGGTCGGGCACGTCGGCGGGCTCGCGCTGGGTTACTTCGTGACCATGTCCACGTTCGCCCTCGCGATCGGGCTCGTGGTAGGCAACCTGCTCCACCCTGGCTCGGACTTGCAGTTCACCGAGGCCCTGCGCGGCTCGGGCGCCAAGGCGAGCAGCGGCGAGGCCAAGGGGACGGCCGACTTCGTCCTGGGCATCATCCCCACGACGCTCGTCTCCCCGCTCGCCTCCGGGGAGGTGCTCCAGGCGCTGCTCGTGGCGCTGCTCGTCGGCTTCGCGGTCCAGGGAATGGGCGAGTCCGGCACTCCCATCCTTCGGACGATCGGCTACTTCCAACGCCTGGTCTTCAAGGTGCTCGCGATGATCATGTGGGTGGCACCCCTGGGGGCGTTCGGTGCCATGGCGGCCGTCGTCGGCGCGACGGGTATCGACGCGCTCAAGAGCCTGGCGGTCATCATGGTGGGCTTCTATGTGACGTGCGCCATCTTCGTGTTCGTGGTGCTGGGAGTGGTACTGCGGGTGGCTACGGGCATGTCGATCTTCCGGCTGCTGCGCTACCTGGGTCGCGAGTTCCTGCTCATCCTCTCGACGTCGTCCTCCGAGACGGCGCTGCCTCGACTCATCGCGAAGATGGAGCACCTGGGCGTCTCTCGCCCCGTCGTGGGTGTCGTCGTGCCGACGGGCTACTCGTTCAACCTCGACGGCACGGCCATCTATCTCACGATGGCCTCGCTGTTCATCGCCGAGGCGCTCGGCAAGCCCCTGGCGCTGGGCGAGCAGATCTCCCTGCTGGTGTTCATGATCATCGCGTCGAAGGGAGCCGCGGGGGTGACGGGAGCCGGCATCGCCACCCTGGCGGGCGGCCTGCAGTCACACCGGCCGGACCTCGTGGATGGCGTGGGGTTCATTATCGGCATCGACCGCTTCATGTCGGAGGCCCGGGCGCTCACGAACTTCGCCGGCAACGCGGTCGCCACCGTGCTCATCGGAGCGTGGACCCGGGAGCTCGACAAGGGCCGGGCAGAGCAGGTGCTCACGGGCCAGCTCCCGTTCGATGAACACCAGCACGATGCCACCGACGCCCACGCGCACGCTCCCGTTGGGAGCCATTAG
- a CDS encoding saccharopine dehydrogenase family protein — translation MVLVGGYGVVGSEVARLLRARHSALSLALAGRTPGRGEALAREVEAELLTVDLSSSAPLDFSARAVVALVNDPTDRLLRACVRAGIPYVDITRWTARMQQALALMAVEPPRAPVVLASGWMGGVVPLVGAALARELGGATSVETSILYDLADRAGEDSIEFMDRMGLPFEIVEEGRRRLVEPLTGARRPELAGRPRRVLRLDTPEQLTLPLVLGARTVSTRIGLTDESATIALQVLQGLGLFHLFRGERFQNLRRALLRGSGKGGKAVIRVEVSHGSESRDATLVDERGQAHLTAVGATLALERALGLDGAPPPVGVAFPEQVPAPERVLAALRSCGVEFEVRPEQNALVQAA, via the coding sequence GTGGTGCTCGTCGGGGGATATGGCGTGGTGGGCAGCGAGGTGGCTCGGCTGCTTCGAGCCCGTCACTCCGCGCTATCACTGGCGCTCGCCGGAAGGACGCCCGGCCGGGGCGAGGCTCTGGCGCGGGAGGTGGAGGCGGAGCTTCTCACGGTGGATCTCTCCAGCTCGGCTCCTCTCGACTTCTCCGCGCGGGCAGTCGTCGCCCTGGTGAACGACCCAACGGACCGCCTGCTGCGCGCGTGCGTGCGCGCGGGCATTCCCTATGTGGACATCACCCGCTGGACGGCGCGCATGCAGCAGGCGCTCGCGCTGATGGCGGTGGAGCCTCCCCGGGCCCCTGTCGTCCTGGCCTCGGGATGGATGGGTGGAGTTGTTCCGTTGGTGGGCGCGGCGCTGGCCCGGGAACTCGGGGGCGCCACCTCGGTGGAGACCTCCATCCTGTATGATCTCGCGGACCGCGCGGGCGAGGACTCCATCGAGTTCATGGACCGCATGGGGCTCCCGTTCGAGATCGTGGAGGAAGGACGGCGCCGCCTTGTCGAGCCGCTGACCGGAGCGCGAAGGCCCGAGCTCGCGGGCCGCCCGCGCCGGGTGCTTCGGCTCGACACCCCCGAGCAGCTCACGTTGCCCTTGGTGCTCGGTGCCCGGACGGTCTCCACGCGCATCGGGTTGACGGATGAGTCGGCGACGATCGCCCTTCAGGTCCTTCAGGGGCTGGGTCTCTTCCATCTCTTCCGAGGCGAGCGCTTCCAGAACCTGCGCCGGGCCCTGCTCCGTGGCTCCGGCAAGGGGGGAAAGGCGGTGATCCGCGTCGAGGTCTCCCACGGTTCGGAGTCGCGCGATGCCACGCTCGTGGATGAACGAGGCCAGGCACACCTGACGGCCGTGGGAGCGACCCTGGCCCTGGAGCGGGCGCTCGGCCTGGATGGCGCCCCGCCCCCGGTGGGAGTCGCCTTCCCGGAGCAAGTGCCCGCTCCGGAGCGAGTGCTCGCGGCGCTGCGCTCTTGCGGCGTGGAGTTCGAGGTGCGTCCCGAGCAGAACGCCCTGGTGCAGGCGGCATGA
- a CDS encoding TetR/AcrR family transcriptional regulator codes for MSTRGASRKGQERSEAILDAAEKLLVEEGHAALTLRGVAQRAGIRLGNLQYYFATREALVRALLARVLERATARVEARVGGATGSARTLEVALEPLLEDQKDPNSYRLFYDLWAMAAREPAIAAELRAFYVRYVDAVAQWLREASPGLSRAEAHARAELLVALLEGLSLFRSGTVGEPDKRVEATLRRVTAWLRESPP; via the coding sequence ATGAGCACGCGCGGTGCGTCCCGCAAGGGCCAGGAGCGGAGCGAGGCGATCCTCGATGCCGCCGAGAAGCTGCTCGTGGAGGAGGGACACGCGGCCCTTACCCTGCGTGGGGTCGCCCAGCGGGCCGGCATCCGCCTGGGCAATCTGCAGTACTACTTCGCCACCCGCGAGGCGTTGGTGCGCGCCTTGCTCGCGCGGGTCCTGGAGCGGGCAACGGCCCGGGTCGAGGCGCGGGTCGGGGGAGCGACAGGCTCAGCTCGGACGCTCGAAGTGGCGCTGGAGCCCCTCCTGGAAGACCAGAAGGATCCGAACAGCTACCGGCTCTTCTACGACTTGTGGGCGATGGCGGCACGAGAGCCCGCTATCGCCGCGGAGCTGCGCGCCTTCTATGTGCGCTATGTCGACGCGGTGGCCCAGTGGCTGCGCGAGGCCTCGCCGGGACTGAGCCGTGCCGAGGCCCATGCACGCGCGGAGCTCCTGGTCGCCCTGCTCGAAGGGCTCTCGCTCTTTCGATCCGGGACAGTGGGGGAGCCGGACAAGAGGGTGGAGGCGACCCTACGCCGCGTGACGGCGTGGCTCCGTGAGTCCCCGCCATAG